The Spirosoma oryzicola region TTTTTCCGTGTTGCAGAAGGGTAAGTTTGCCATTGCCAACCCGGTAGGCCAGGGGCTGGAGCAGGGCATTGAGGAGATTTGCCTCAATGGTATTGGCTTCACCAGCGCAGGCCATTTTCGTTGTAACAAGCGGTCCAAGACGGATGAGTCGGGTATCGGCCCGTACCTCACCACTTAACCGATTGCAACCCGTTGTACCCGTTACGCGACCTTCCGTAAGCGAGATTTCCAGACGGGGCGCTTCCGTCTGCCGATCGTTGGTTGTAACGGGCTGGCCCTGCAACTCGGTTAGTACCCAAATATCCTGTAATAAGGTGACCTGCCGAAGCGATGCGCCACAACCTATATACGTCTTGCCCCGGAAGTTGACTTCAACGCGGTAATCGAAGCGTTGCCGAGATAATTTATTCACGCAACTATCGGGCGTAAATAAGGCTTTGAAACGATCCTGCCCTGCCACAATGTCGAGCCGAAAGGAGCCATCCGAATCGGGTTGCCGCTCCGGACTGGGTGCGCTGATACTATCGCCGGTCAGCGATTTGAACCGTAATGTTCCTTTCGATGGGTTGACTGTCAACGACCAGGCTGGATCATTACCCACGGCAATCAGGTCATCACCCGCTTTCAGGTTGGCGGTAAAGTCAGCAATTTCAGGCTGGTCGGCTGGCGTAAGCATGGCCGCCAATTGTTTCGAAGGTCGGCGGCAAGCCGAGAAAAGAAGTAGAACACCGAAAAGAAGAAGTCGCATGGCGCGTTCGTTGAGAGAGCGAAAAAATTTACCTACCCAGTTACTTAAGCTACCAAAGAGAAAGCTTGAAAACCGTTCGGGTATTCGAAAGCTATATAAGTCTTTATTTTGTAGTTTGGTTAAGATAACTGACTAATGCTCCAATTTAGTCCTGTAAATAAGGCATCCTCTCCAATCAGCCATTCTGATTCATTATTTTGCTTCAGAGAAACGCCGTTTAAA contains the following coding sequences:
- a CDS encoding META domain-containing protein — translated: MRLLLFGVLLLFSACRRPSKQLAAMLTPADQPEIADFTANLKAGDDLIAVGNDPAWSLTVNPSKGTLRFKSLTGDSISAPSPERQPDSDGSFRLDIVAGQDRFKALFTPDSCVNKLSRQRFDYRVEVNFRGKTYIGCGASLRQVTLLQDIWVLTELQGQPVTTNDRQTEAPRLEISLTEGRVTGTTGCNRLSGEVRADTRLIRLGPLVTTKMACAGEANTIEANLLNALLQPLAYRVGNGKLTLLQHGKTVATFKKVN